The genomic segment CTCATCAGTTGCTCGACAGTGATAGGCAGGTCGCGAATGCGGCGGCCCGTGGCATGGAAGATTGCGTTGGCGACCGCCGCGGCAACACCACACACACCGATCTCGCCAATGCCGCGAACGCCGATCGGGTCCAGTGCAAAGTCCGGTTCGTCGATGAACGTGATGTCGAAGTCAGGCCGGTCTGCATGTGTCGGCACGTAGTACTCGCCGATCAACTGAGAAGTCCGAGCGTCGTAGGGCACCTGCTCCATCAGCGCCATGCCCACGCCGAAAGTGATGCCGCCCATGACCTGATTACGGGCCAGCGCCGGGTTGAGCACCCGCCCGCAGTCCATCACCGCGACCCAGCGCGTCACGGCGGCCCGTCCGATTTCCTCGTCCACTTCCACCTCGCAGAAGTGGGCGCCGAATGATTGCGAGACACTGTCCCGCTGTTGCCCTCCATCGACCGAGGCCGAGAAACTCAGCTCGTCCGCATACCGCTGCCCGCCGCACGCGATCAGCTCGGCGACGCTCACCCGGTGCCCTGCCGACACCACGTCACCATCGATGACCTGAATCTCGTCCGTTCCGTTGAAGGGCGTCGTCTCGTCGGCGCGCAGCAGCGCGCGCAGGCGGTCTTTCCACTGCGTGGCAGCGGCATGAACAGCCGAGCCGACCGTAGCCGTCGTCTGCGACGCTCCGCTGTACGGGGCGTCGGGAAACAACGAGTCACCGGAATCGAAGGTCACTTGGGACAGTGACAAGCCGGCTGCATCCGCCGCGACCTGGCACATGACCGTGCGCACTCCGGTGCCGATTTCGTGGGTGGCAGAGGCGAACTGCACCGACCCGTCGGCGGCAGTCGCGACACTGCACGACGCGGGCATCCGGCGGCCCGGATACGTCGCGGTGGCCATTCCCCAGCCGAGTTGAATCCCGCTGTCCGACAACGATCGCGGCTCACGCGGACGCTTGTCCCAGCCGAACCGCTGTGCCCCGAGTTCATAACAGTCCAGAAGGTGTTTGCCCGACCACGGCTTGCCGCTGGCCTGGTCGACATCGGCATGGTTGCGGATTCGAAGGTCCAGCGGGTCCATGTTCAGTTCGACGGCGAGTTCGTCCATCGCGGACTCCAGGGCGAACAGACCCGGCGCCTCGCCCGGTCCTCGCATGAAACATGGTGTCGGCTCATTGATTCGCGCGACCCGGTGCGAGACCACCAGCCGCGGTGTCTGATACAAAATGCGACTGGAGAGCCCTGCCGGCTCACAGAAGTGCGCGACCGTCGAGGTCTCGGTGAGCGTGTGGTGCTCAACGCTGTGCAGGGTTCCACCGTCGTCCGCAACGAGTGTGACCTGCTGTCGGGTGCGAGGGCGGTGCCCCGTCGAGGAGAACATCTGATTGCGGCTCAGAACGAGTTTGACTGGACGCTCGACCTCACGGGCAGCGACCGCGCACAACGCCACGTGCATCCACAGAAAGCTCTTGGCGCCGAACGCTCCTCCCACCAGGGGCGACAGAATCCGAACCTCGGATTCGGCCATGCCGAGGTAGGCGGCGAGCGCAGCACGCTCGCCGGCCAGCCAGCGGCTCGCGTCGTGGACAGTCAGTTGCGTCCCGTGCCACTGGGCAATCGTGGCCGACAGCTCGATGGGATAGTGCGCGTTCAGCGGTGTGGTGTACTGCGCGCTCACGCGTGCGGCCAGATCGGGTTCAGCCTGCGGCCCGCGACGGTCCTGCAGCTTTTCCTCGTCCAGCTTGACGAAATGGTCGGGCAGGTAGCTGCCGTATCGGATCTCGCCGTCTTTCTCGTCCGGCGGCTGCGCATTAGCCAGCACGGAATCGATATCCGAGGCGGCCGGTCGGAGTTCGTAGCGCAGATCGAAGAGAGAGGCCGCGTACGTCGCGTGTTCCGGCGAATCAGCGACCACCACGGCCATGTGCTGGCCGACATG from the Mycolicibacterium crocinum genome contains:
- a CDS encoding xanthine dehydrogenase family protein molybdopterin-binding subunit produces the protein MNSARRTGQAVVRVEGRDKVTGRARYTADNVFDGLVYATVVQSQITSGTATADSLRESATRAATAPGVLHVLTPLNCPVLHRLPVEATFHLPMERRPPLSDLTVQHVGQHMAVVVADSPEHATYAASLFDLRYELRPAASDIDSVLANAQPPDEKDGEIRYGSYLPDHFVKLDEEKLQDRRGPQAEPDLAARVSAQYTTPLNAHYPIELSATIAQWHGTQLTVHDASRWLAGERAALAAYLGMAESEVRILSPLVGGAFGAKSFLWMHVALCAVAAREVERPVKLVLSRNQMFSSTGHRPRTRQQVTLVADDGGTLHSVEHHTLTETSTVAHFCEPAGLSSRILYQTPRLVVSHRVARINEPTPCFMRGPGEAPGLFALESAMDELAVELNMDPLDLRIRNHADVDQASGKPWSGKHLLDCYELGAQRFGWDKRPREPRSLSDSGIQLGWGMATATYPGRRMPASCSVATAADGSVQFASATHEIGTGVRTVMCQVAADAAGLSLSQVTFDSGDSLFPDAPYSGASQTTATVGSAVHAAATQWKDRLRALLRADETTPFNGTDEIQVIDGDVVSAGHRVSVAELIACGGQRYADELSFSASVDGGQQRDSVSQSFGAHFCEVEVDEEIGRAAVTRWVAVMDCGRVLNPALARNQVMGGITFGVGMALMEQVPYDARTSQLIGEYYVPTHADRPDFDITFIDEPDFALDPIGVRGIGEIGVCGVAAAVANAIFHATGRRIRDLPITVEQLMRER